The Streptomyces sp. HUAS CB01 genome has a segment encoding these proteins:
- a CDS encoding cupin domain-containing protein, with protein MSYPEYPEPRYLGKEGEINAVFRPADTPPDISSESGNRTSYLATHAKTGGEYGLYRVDLAPRSPGPSTHFHRAISESFFVLDGELSLFNGERWTSGHPGDFLYVPVGGLHAFRNDSDAPVSMLLLFVPGAPREEYFERVGEMARKGGREFADFLVRHDSFFVDTEDGPGKT; from the coding sequence ATGTCGTACCCCGAGTATCCGGAACCGCGGTACCTCGGGAAGGAAGGAGAGATCAACGCCGTCTTCAGACCGGCCGACACCCCTCCCGACATCTCCTCGGAATCGGGCAACCGGACGAGCTATCTCGCGACGCACGCCAAGACGGGCGGGGAGTACGGGCTGTACCGCGTCGACCTGGCTCCGCGTTCACCGGGGCCGAGCACCCACTTCCACCGGGCGATCTCGGAGTCGTTCTTCGTCCTGGACGGGGAGTTGAGCCTGTTCAACGGCGAGCGCTGGACGTCGGGTCACCCCGGCGACTTCCTCTACGTACCGGTCGGCGGGCTGCACGCGTTCCGGAACGACTCGGACGCGCCCGTGTCCATGCTGCTGTTGTTCGTGCCGGGTGCCCCACGCGAGGAGTACTTCGAGCGGGTCGGCGAGATGGCGCGCAAGGGCGGCAGGGAGTTCGCGGACTTCCTCGTGCGCCACGACTCGTTCTTCGTCGACACGGAGGACGGGCCGGGCAAGACCTGA